Proteins from one Panthera leo isolate Ple1 chromosome D1, P.leo_Ple1_pat1.1, whole genome shotgun sequence genomic window:
- the LOC122199241 gene encoding 60S ribosomal protein L23-like, whose product MLKQGCGGCSGLTFEISLGLLIAAMIKCADNTGVENLSIISVKGTKGPLNRLPTADVGDTVMAMVKKGEPELRKKVHPAVVIRQRKSYWKKMACFSILKVMGLIVNNTGRNKKKNGSPITGPVAKEFVDLWPKTASNAASTA is encoded by the coding sequence ATGTTGAAGCAAGGATGCGGTGGGTGCTCAGGTTTGACCTTCGAGATTTCCCTGGGTCTTCTCATAGCAGCCATGATCAAGTGTGCTGACAACACAGGAGTCGAAAATCTGTCTATCATCTCTGTGAAGGGGACGAAGGGACCACTCAACAGACTTCCTACTGCTGATGTGGGTGACACAGTGATGGCCATGGTGAAGAAAGGCGAACCAGAGCTCAGAAAGAAGGTACATCCAGCAGTGGTAATTCGACAACGAAAGTCATACTGGAAAAAGATGGCATGTTTCTCTATTTTGAAGGTGATGGGGCTCATAGTAAACAATACcggcaggaataaaaaaaaaaacggttcTCCTATCACAGGACCAGTTGCGAAGGAGTTTGTAGACTTGTGGCCCAAGACTGCATCCAATGCTGCCAGCACTGCATGA